The sequence CCAACGACCCAGAGGTACGTGCTCGATCTTTTAATTCTCGCCCAATTCCCTGGGAAGCCCATTGCCACTGGTTCTCCACCCGCTTGGCCGATCATTTTTGGAAGGCCTGGATCGGGATAGATTCCTCGTACTCCCCAGTGGGCGTGGTACGTTTCCAGGTGAGAGAGACACGGGCCGAGATTGGGGTCAGCGTAGCGATCGAGGCACGTGGCCGAGGGTTCGGACGGGCACTGATTACGCAAGGTTGCACGGCCCTATTTCAGACT comes from Gammaproteobacteria bacterium and encodes:
- a CDS encoding hypothetical protein (Evidence 5 : Unknown function), with protein sequence MTNSEILHLRPVEDTDREQLWIWSNDPEVRARSFNSRPIPWEAHCHWFSTRLADHFWKAWIGIDSSYSPVGVVRFQVRETRAEIGVSVAIEARGRGFGRALITQGCTALFQTLPIVAVDALIKPDNIPSLVAFRASGFREVDISSPILHPHRYLVLERLQQLLN